The Candidatus Beckwithbacteria bacterium genomic interval CTAAAGTTAGCAATTTTACAGTGACCGATGGCCAACTCCAAAGCATTCCCTTTACCCAGAGCATGGAGAATGGCAATTATACCTACAAAATTGGTTATGCTGATAAAACATTTACTGGTCCTAAAACATATATTATTAGTTATAAAGTCAAAGATGCCTTACGTCGTTTTAAAGATCACGATGAACTTTATTGGGATATTACTGGAGAAGGTTGGCAAATCCCAATTTTAAAAACTGAAGCAGTAATTGATTCGCCTTTAGTACCAATTACTAAAGTGATCTGTTATAGCGGCCAATTTGGTCAGGATAATCAACTGTGCCAATCAAATTTTTCCAAAAACCAAGCTCAATTTGCTTATGATCAGACTATTAACTACGGTGACAATATGACGGTAGCAGTAGCTTTGGAGCCAAACAATATTCTGGCTTTTCCTACAGCTATGCAAGTTTTTATCAAAAAACTGGTGGACAATCTTCTGATCTTAGCTTTACTGTTGCCTGCAATTGGAGCTTTTTTGCTTTGGTATTATAAAGGTCGAGATTGGATGTTTATTTCTGCTAATATCTTTGATCAAGACCCTGATAAACCTAAAAAGCTCACCCCACTTTTTTACAAACACCGCATTCCTCTGGCTTATGAACCACTTAAAGAATTAACACCAGGAGAGTTGGGAACCATGTTGGATGAGCGAGTGGATAATCAAGATGTAGTGTCTGAAATTATTGATCTGGCGCGAAAAAAATATTTAAAGATTGAACAAACCACAAAAAAAGGACTTTTATCTAGTAAAGAAGATTTTAAGTTTAGTAAATTAAAAGAAGCTGATAAAGATTTGCCTCCCCAACAGAAATACTTACAAGAGCAGCTATTTAAAACCGGTAGCGAGGTGATGTTATCCAAACTTAAGGGCACTTTTTATCAGCATATGGAAAAAGCTACGTCTCTCATTGCTAAGTCTGTTACAGACAAAAAACTGTTTACCAGTAATCCCAGAACTACCAAAATTATGTATTTTATTTTGGCGGCTTTTTTAGCAATTGGCACTTTTATAGCTTCAACTGTGATTTCGGGAATTTTGTATACTGGCTTACCTATGCTAGTAGCAGTAGTTTCTTTTATTTTTATCATAATTTTTGCAACTAACATGGTCCAAAAAACCGCAGTTGGAACTAACTACATGTTGCAAGCAAAAGGACTTAAAGAAACAATCAAACGGGGAAAATGGCGGGAAGAGATAAAGGAAAAACGTTTATTTATTGAAGAAGTTTTACCCTTTGCGATTGCTTTGGGTGTGGTGGATAAACTGGCTAAAGATATGGATGAGCTCAATATCAAACCTCCTGAATATTTCCAGGGTGATAGTACTAGTTTTGCCAAAGGCTATGCTCTTGGAGCTTTAACCCATTCTTTTACTCAGCAAACGAGTCGATCCCTATCTTACAACCCTTCATCTAGGGGTTGGTCAGGTGGATCAGGATTTTCTTCTGGTGGTGGGTTTTCTGGCGGAGGTGGAGGCGGTGGAGGCGGTGGAAGCTGGTAGCTTATATATTTATGAAAAAAAGAAACAATAAATTAATTTACATATCTAGCGTTTTTGCTATCTTTGGCCTTACTTGCTTGATAATAAGCATTGTAATCAATTTTCAGATTCTCAATACAGTTCAACAAAGTAAAAGTGAATATGTTCAATCAAATAAAGTGAATAATGATAATTCGTTTGCTCAGCCAGATAAAATATATGATTACAATTTTTTTAATAGTTTGAATATTTATAATGATATTAGTAGATGGCAGCCATATACTCTAAAACTATTTTACGACCCTGGATCAACTGAATATTATGAAAAATACGGCTATTTAAAATTAAAAATCCCCCTAAATGTTGCTGTGGAGGAAAAACTAGATTTTGAATACCTGAACTCTTTAACAATTACAAAAGGTAATTCCAGCATGGTTATTGGTACCTTTAAACAATTTTCCACTAGCGGGACTTTTTATTGTATTAATTGTCATAAAATTGCTTCTTTTTATACTCAAATTTTGGGGGACAAATTCATGATGCCTGTAATAGAAGAGCAATATAAAAATAAAATACGCTATACTGGTATGCGAAACTTACCTTATAACGAATATGCCATTTCGATTTTAGCTGATAGTTTGGATGATTTTC includes:
- a CDS encoding DUF2207 domain-containing protein, translated to MLLKKIFIGLFLLLCCAPSQVLASHADQISLFSSHISINQDTSISITETINYETTIEKHGIYRYVPQRYVVNGISYTAKVSNFTVTDGQLQSIPFTQSMENGNYTYKIGYADKTFTGPKTYIISYKVKDALRRFKDHDELYWDITGEGWQIPILKTEAVIDSPLVPITKVICYSGQFGQDNQLCQSNFSKNQAQFAYDQTINYGDNMTVAVALEPNNILAFPTAMQVFIKKLVDNLLILALLLPAIGAFLLWYYKGRDWMFISANIFDQDPDKPKKLTPLFYKHRIPLAYEPLKELTPGELGTMLDERVDNQDVVSEIIDLARKKYLKIEQTTKKGLLSSKEDFKFSKLKEADKDLPPQQKYLQEQLFKTGSEVMLSKLKGTFYQHMEKATSLIAKSVTDKKLFTSNPRTTKIMYFILAAFLAIGTFIASTVISGILYTGLPMLVAVVSFIFIIIFATNMVQKTAVGTNYMLQAKGLKETIKRGKWREEIKEKRLFIEEVLPFAIALGVVDKLAKDMDELNIKPPEYFQGDSTSFAKGYALGALTHSFTQQTSRSLSYNPSSRGWSGGSGFSSGGGFSGGGGGGGGGGSW